The following coding sequences lie in one Arachis ipaensis cultivar K30076 chromosome B03, Araip1.1, whole genome shotgun sequence genomic window:
- the LOC107629738 gene encoding protein EXORDIUM-like 3 encodes MNTAVHSNVAILVLVVLFAADPAAAWRPWPQNANRMNVSDYAFGDSKKYEGSSEFVKLRYHMGPVLTTNITVHTIWYGRWERNQKKIIREFINSISAVNSPRPSVAAWWRTVQLYTDQTGANISKTVRLGQEKNDRFYSHGKSLTRLSIQSVIKSAITARTKPLPINPRSGLYLLLTADDVYVQDFCTSVCGFHYFTFPSLVGYTLPYAWVGNSEKLCPGQCAYPFAVPAYIPNMKPFKSPNSDVGVDGMISVIGHEMAELATNPLANAWYAGQDPTFPVEIADLCEGIYGTGGGGSYTGQVLDAHDGATYNMNGIRRKYLVQWVWSHVLNYCTGPNALDH; translated from the coding sequence atgaaCACGGCGGTTCACTCCAATGTCGCCATCTTAGTGTTGGTGGTTCTGTTCGCGGCGGATCCGGCGGCGGCGTGGAGGCCGTGGCCGCAGAACGCCAACAGAATGAACGTCTCCGATTACGCATTCGGCGACTCAAAGAAGTACGAAGGTTCATCGGAGTTCGTGAAGCTCCGGTACCACATGGGCCCCGTCCTCACCACCAACATCACGGTGCACACAATCTGGTACGGCCGCTGGGAGCGCAACCAGAAGAAGATCATCCGCGAGTTCATCAACTCGATCTCCGCCGTGAACTCCCCTCGCCCCTCCGTGGCAGCGTGGTGGCGCACCGTCCAGCTTTACACGGACCAAACCGGCGCCAACATCTCAAAAACCGTCCGGCTCGGCCAGGAGAAGAACGACCGGTTCTACTCCCATGGCAAGTCCCTGACGCGGCTGTCGATCCAGTCCGTCATCAAGAGCGCCATAACTGCCAGAACTAAACCGTTACCGATCAACCCTCGCAGCGGACTGTACCTCCTCCTAACCGCTGATGACGTGTACGTTCAAGATTTCTGCACGTCAGTGTGCGGTTTCCACTACTTCACTTTCCCCTCTTTGGTTGGTTACACACTTCCCTATGCTTGGGTTGGAAACTCCGAGAAGCTCTGCCCCGGGCAGTGTGCCTACCCGTTCGCCGTGCCCGCCTACATTCCCAACATGAAACCGTTTAAGTCCCCTAACAGCGACGTTGGAGTTGACGGAATGATCAGCGTGATTGGACATGAGATGGCGGAGCTTGCAACGAACCCGTTAGCTAATGCTTGGTATGCGGGTCAGGACCCGACGTTCCCCGTTGAGATTGCGGATCTCTGCGAGGGGATCTACGGTACTGGAGGGGGAGGATCTTACACGGGTCAGGTATTGGACGCTCACGATGGTGCCACGTATAACATGAATGGGATCAGGCGTAAGTATCTGGTTCAGTGGGTGTGGAGCCACGTTCTCAATTACTGTACTGGCCCTAATGCTCTTGATCACTGA
- the LOC107629739 gene encoding UDP-glucuronate 4-epimerase 2: MVDKPMSNHRTRFPFSINKLIFWSLISLAVILFFFVGSPPSTATTTTSSSHSRRSLRGGPQWQTSVIRSSTPSNPKGLRVLVTGAAGFVGSHVSVALKRRGDGVVGIDNFNRYYDPSLKRSRADLLTREGVFVVEGDINDSSLLKSLFKLVKFTHVMHLAAQAGVRYAMKNPSSYIHSNIAGFVNLLETCKSVNPQPAIVWASSSSVYGLNSKVPFSEKDRTDQPASLYAATKKAGEEIAHTYNHIYGLSMTGLRFFTVYGPWGRPDMAYFFFTRDILKGKQIQIFEGAEHRSVARDFTYIDDIVKGCLGALDTAEKSTGSGGKKSGPAQLRIFNLGNTAPVPVAKLVSILEKLLKVHAKKKVMAMPRNGDVPFTHADISLAKKEIGYKPGTDLEKGLNKFVTWYLAYYSNESGKKDRLSSW; encoded by the coding sequence atGGTGGATAAGCCAATGAGCAATCACAGAACCCGTTTCCCTTTCTCCATCAACAAGCTCATCTTCTGGTCTCTCATCTCCCTCGCCGTCATCCTCTTCTTCTTCGTCGGATCTCCACCTtccaccgccaccaccaccacctcctcctcccaCTCCCGCCGCTCCCTCCGCGGCGGTCCTCAGTGGCAAACCTCCGTCATTCGCTCTTCCACGCCGTCAAATCCCAAAGGTCTCCGCGTCCTAGTAACCGGCGCCGCCGGCTTCGTCGGCAGCCATGTCTCAGTGGCACTCAAGCGCCGCGGCGACGGCGTTGTCGGCATCGACAACTTCAACCGCTACTACGACCCATCGTTAAAACGTTCACGCGCCGATCTACTAACGCGTGAGGGCGTGTTCGTTGTGGAAGGCGATATCAACGATTCATCGCTCTTGAAATCGCTCTTCAAGCTCGTGAAGTTCACGCACGTGATGCACCTCGCGGCACAAGCCGGAGTTCGTTACGCCATGAAGAACCCTTCCTCTTACATCCACAGCAACATCGCAGGCTTCGTGAACCTTCTAGAAACTTGCAAGAGCGTGAACCCTCAACCCGCTATAGTCTGGGCTTCTTCAAGCTCCGTTTACGGCCTCAACTCGAAGGTTCCATTCTCCGAGAAAGATCGCACGGACCAACCCGCAAGCTTATACGCCGCAACGAAGAAAGCAGGTGAAGAAATCGCGCACACTTATAACCATATCTATGGACTTTCCATGACAGGCTTGAGATTCTTCACTGTTTATGGACCTTGGGGGAGGCCTGACATGGCGTATTTCTTCTTCACGAGGGACATTCTGAAGGGAAAACAGATTCAGATATTTGAAGGCGCAGAGCATAGATCGGTGGCGAGGGATTTTACTTACATTGATGATATTGTGAAGGGCTGTTTGGGGGCTTTGGATACTGCTGAGAAGAGCACTGGGAGTGGTGGCAAGAAGAGTGGGCCTGCGCAGTTGCGGATTTTTAATCTTGGAAATACTGCTCCGGTGCCGGTTGCGAAGCTGGTGAGTATTCTGGAGAAGTTGTTGAAGGTTCATGCCAAGAAGAAGGTTATGGCTATGCCTAGGAATGGGGATGTTCCTTTTACACATGCTGATATAAGTTTGGCCAAGAAAGAGATTGGGTATAAGCCTGGTACCGATTTGGAGAAGGGTTTGAACAAGTTTGTGACTTGGTATTTGGCTTATTATTCTAATGAATCTGGGAAGAAAGATAGGCTAAGTTCTTGGTGA